The following proteins are encoded in a genomic region of Methylobacterium tardum:
- the msrP gene encoding protein-methionine-sulfoxide reductase catalytic subunit MsrP produces the protein MLIKRKRGWEIPEHLVTPEAVFLNRRALIGGAAGLAAGSLLGGRSVLAAGDQPLYPAQQNPAYTLDRPLTPERFSADYNNFYEFGTSKTVLPAANALKTQPWTLKIDGLVEKPFEIGVGDLIRKVGLEERLYRHRCVEAWSMAVPWTGFPLSKLVALAKPTSGAKYIRFETFMDKAMAPGQRAFFYPWPYTEGLTLAEAGNDLAFMVTGIYGKPLPNQFGAPIRVAVPWKYGFKSAKSLVKVSFTADRPKTFWEGLQASEYGFWANVNPAVPHPRWSQATERVLGTDQRVPTLIYNGYGEQVAGLYKGLEGERLFV, from the coding sequence ATGTTGATCAAGCGCAAGCGCGGTTGGGAGATTCCGGAGCATCTGGTCACGCCGGAGGCCGTCTTCCTGAACCGGCGCGCGCTGATCGGCGGTGCGGCCGGACTTGCGGCCGGATCGCTCCTGGGTGGCCGATCTGTCCTCGCAGCGGGCGATCAGCCGCTCTACCCGGCGCAGCAGAACCCCGCCTATACCCTCGACCGGCCGCTGACGCCGGAGCGCTTCAGCGCCGACTACAACAATTTCTACGAGTTCGGCACGTCGAAGACCGTGCTGCCGGCCGCGAACGCGCTCAAGACCCAGCCCTGGACGCTGAAGATCGACGGGCTCGTGGAGAAGCCCTTCGAGATCGGCGTCGGCGACCTGATCCGGAAGGTCGGCCTCGAGGAGCGGCTCTACCGCCACCGCTGCGTCGAGGCGTGGTCCATGGCGGTGCCGTGGACGGGCTTCCCGCTCTCCAAGCTTGTGGCGCTCGCCAAGCCGACCTCGGGGGCGAAGTACATCCGCTTCGAGACCTTCATGGACAAGGCGATGGCGCCCGGCCAGCGCGCCTTCTTCTATCCCTGGCCCTACACGGAAGGCCTGACGCTCGCGGAGGCTGGGAACGACCTCGCCTTCATGGTCACCGGGATCTACGGCAAGCCGCTGCCCAACCAGTTCGGCGCGCCGATCCGGGTCGCGGTGCCGTGGAAGTATGGCTTCAAGTCGGCGAAGTCGCTGGTGAAGGTGTCGTTCACGGCCGACAGGCCGAAGACCTTCTGGGAAGGGCTCCAAGCGTCGGAATACGGGTTCTGGGCCAACGTGAACCCGGCCGTCCCGCATCCGCGCTGGAGCCAGGCCACCGAGCGCGTGCTCGGGACCGACCAGCGCGTGCCGACGCTGATCTACAACGGCTACGGCGAGCAGGTCGCGGGCCTCTACAAGGGGCTGGAGGGCGAGCGGCTGTTTGTTTGA
- a CDS encoding LysR family transcriptional regulator, whose amino-acid sequence MDWDKIRIFLNVAEAGSFTKAGDDIGLSQSAVSRQISALERELKAPLFHRHARGLLLTEQGDLLFRAARDMKLRLENTRARLVETSERPTGDLKVTTTVGLGTSWLSQRVGEFLDLYPDVRIELILTNEELDLAMREADVAIRMRRPAQPDLIQRRLFTVHYHAFASQDYVKRFGEPKTIEDLDDHRLVSFGGNEPSYLLAAHWLADAGRDGRERRHVHLTVNNIGALQRAMEAGAGIGILPDYAVDGDQQLVQVLRDTEMPSLESYLVYAEEMRSVARVQAFRDFLVSKAQRWTY is encoded by the coding sequence TTGGATTGGGATAAGATCCGGATCTTCCTCAACGTCGCGGAGGCGGGCAGCTTCACCAAGGCGGGCGACGATATCGGGCTCAGCCAGTCGGCCGTCAGCCGGCAAATCAGTGCCCTGGAGCGCGAGCTGAAGGCGCCGCTGTTCCACCGGCATGCACGGGGCCTGCTCCTCACCGAGCAGGGCGATCTTCTGTTCCGCGCCGCGCGCGACATGAAGCTCCGCCTGGAGAACACGCGGGCGCGGCTCGTCGAGACCTCCGAGCGTCCGACCGGCGACCTCAAGGTCACCACGACCGTCGGCCTCGGCACGTCGTGGCTGTCGCAGCGTGTGGGCGAGTTCCTCGACCTCTACCCGGACGTGCGGATCGAGCTGATCCTCACCAACGAGGAGCTCGATCTCGCCATGCGTGAGGCGGATGTGGCCATCCGCATGCGACGCCCGGCCCAGCCGGACCTGATCCAGCGGCGACTGTTCACCGTCCACTACCACGCCTTCGCGAGCCAGGATTACGTCAAGCGCTTCGGCGAGCCGAAGACGATCGAGGATCTCGACGACCACCGCCTCGTGTCGTTCGGCGGCAACGAGCCGTCATACCTCCTCGCCGCGCACTGGCTGGCCGATGCCGGCCGCGACGGGCGGGAGCGGCGCCACGTGCACCTCACCGTGAACAACATCGGTGCCCTGCAGCGCGCCATGGAGGCGGGCGCCGGGATCGGCATCCTGCCGGATTACGCCGTCGACGGCGACCAGCAGCTGGTGCAGGTGCTGCGCGACACCGAGATGCCGAGCCTCGAGAGCTACCTCGTTTATGCCGAGGAGATGCGCTCCGTGGCCCGCGTTCAGGCGTTCCGCGATTTCCTGGTGTCGAAGGCGCAGCGCTGGACCTACTGA
- a CDS encoding mitochondrial fission ELM1 family protein — protein MASIDVTEATSALRNRPDARFQPMPELARARAWIVTDGKAGDENQCVGIAETLGLDFEIRQVPASGPFGWMAPWGPIDPREGPRRRGGALSGPYPDLLIASGRRSVPYLRAVRRATDGRTFTAFLKDPRTGADSADFIWVPDYDDLRGPNVFTTLTAPHLVTAARTAAARARPDPRLARLDGPRVAVLVGGDSRHLSYRKTDMARLVEDLRGLAQQGCRLMVTISRRTPNPLRDAVKALAAETGGFLWDGTGDNPYVAMLALAEAIVVTSDSANMVSEAVSTGAPVLLFDLPRTYIRHRRMFAGLAIAGALRPFTGQLADLSYKPIDATPVIAQALADAYAARRAAGPA, from the coding sequence ATGGCAAGCATCGATGTAACGGAGGCGACATCCGCCCTGCGCAACCGCCCGGACGCGCGATTTCAACCTATGCCCGAACTGGCCCGCGCGCGCGCCTGGATCGTCACCGACGGAAAGGCCGGCGATGAGAACCAGTGCGTCGGCATCGCCGAGACGCTGGGCCTCGACTTCGAAATTCGACAGGTGCCGGCCTCAGGGCCCTTCGGCTGGATGGCGCCTTGGGGACCGATCGATCCGCGCGAGGGGCCGCGCCGCCGGGGCGGCGCCCTGTCGGGACCCTATCCCGACCTCCTGATCGCTTCCGGGCGCCGGTCCGTGCCCTATCTGCGGGCGGTGCGCCGCGCTACGGACGGCCGGACGTTCACGGCCTTCCTGAAGGACCCCCGGACCGGCGCGGACAGCGCCGACTTCATCTGGGTGCCGGATTACGACGATCTGCGCGGTCCCAACGTCTTCACCACCCTGACGGCCCCGCACTTGGTCACCGCGGCGCGCACTGCCGCAGCCCGCGCCCGGCCGGATCCGCGGCTCGCGCGCCTCGACGGCCCGCGCGTGGCGGTCCTGGTCGGCGGCGACAGCCGCCACCTGAGCTACCGCAAGACCGATATGGCGCGCCTCGTCGAGGATCTGCGCGGCTTGGCCCAGCAGGGCTGCCGGCTGATGGTGACGATCTCCCGCCGGACGCCGAACCCGCTCCGGGACGCCGTCAAGGCGCTCGCCGCCGAGACCGGCGGCTTCCTCTGGGACGGCACCGGCGACAACCCCTACGTCGCCATGCTGGCCCTCGCCGAGGCGATCGTCGTGACCTCCGATTCGGCCAACATGGTCAGCGAGGCCGTGTCCACCGGCGCGCCGGTCCTGCTGTTCGACCTGCCGCGCACCTATATCCGGCATCGGCGGATGTTCGCCGGGCTGGCGATCGCCGGAGCCCTGCGTCCGTTCACCGGTCAGTTGGCGGATCTGTCGTACAAGCCCATCGACGCGACGCCGGTGATCGCGCAGGCGCTCGCCGACGCCTATGCTGCGCGCCGCGCGGCCGGACCGGCCTGA
- the trxB gene encoding thioredoxin-disulfide reductase, with protein sequence MAHTHAKLVIIGSGPAGYTAAIYAARAMVEPLLISGFQPGGQLMITTDVENYPGFAEAIQGPWLMEQMRLQAEHVGTRIVSEYITKVDLKQRPFRMEADSGETYSCDALIIATGAQAKWLGIPSEAAFQGGGVSACATCDGFFFRGKEVVVVGGGNTAVEEALYLANIASKVTVVHRRDSFRAERILQERLFKHPNVEVLWHREIAEICGVQKPAPNVTHVRLKDPRSGEISEVKADGVFVAIGHQPATAIFEGQLPMRHGGYLSVKPGTTETEIPGVFAAGDVTDDVYRQAITAAGMGCMAALEAEKFLANLEIGESPVQAAAAE encoded by the coding sequence ATGGCCCACACCCACGCCAAGCTCGTGATCATCGGCTCGGGACCCGCCGGCTACACGGCGGCGATCTACGCCGCCCGCGCCATGGTCGAGCCGCTGCTGATCTCCGGCTTCCAGCCGGGCGGCCAGCTGATGATCACCACGGATGTCGAGAACTACCCGGGCTTCGCCGAGGCGATCCAGGGCCCGTGGCTCATGGAGCAGATGCGCCTCCAGGCCGAGCACGTCGGCACCCGGATCGTCTCCGAGTACATCACGAAGGTCGATCTCAAGCAGCGGCCGTTCCGGATGGAGGCCGATTCCGGCGAGACCTATTCCTGCGATGCCCTGATCATCGCCACCGGAGCCCAGGCCAAGTGGCTCGGGATCCCCTCCGAGGCCGCCTTCCAGGGCGGCGGCGTCTCGGCCTGCGCGACCTGCGACGGCTTCTTCTTCCGCGGCAAGGAGGTCGTGGTGGTCGGCGGCGGCAACACCGCGGTCGAGGAGGCGCTCTACCTCGCCAACATCGCCAGCAAGGTGACGGTGGTTCACCGCCGCGACAGCTTCCGGGCCGAGCGGATCCTGCAGGAGCGCCTGTTCAAGCATCCCAACGTCGAGGTGCTCTGGCACCGGGAGATCGCCGAGATCTGCGGCGTGCAGAAGCCCGCGCCGAACGTGACCCATGTCCGGCTCAAGGACCCGCGCTCGGGGGAGATCAGCGAGGTGAAGGCCGACGGCGTGTTCGTGGCGATCGGCCACCAGCCGGCGACCGCGATCTTCGAGGGGCAGCTGCCCATGCGCCACGGCGGCTACCTGAGCGTGAAGCCCGGTACCACCGAGACCGAGATCCCGGGCGTCTTCGCGGCGGGCGACGTGACGGACGACGTCTACCGGCAGGCGATCACCGCTGCCGGCATGGGCTGCATGGCCGCCCTCGAGGCCGAGAAGTTCCTGGCCAACCTCGAGATTGGCGAGAGTCCGGTCCAGGCTGCCGCGGCCGAATGA